One genomic region from Rosa rugosa chromosome 1, drRosRugo1.1, whole genome shotgun sequence encodes:
- the LOC133739735 gene encoding mitochondrial arginine transporter BAC2-like has translation MEEFVASSWGREFVAGGFGGIAGIISGHPLDTLRIMQQSSKTGTAFSILRNVVTTEGPTALYRGIAAPLASITFQSAMVFQTYATLSRALDPSVSPKDPPSYKGVALGGFGAGAVQSLMITPVELVKIRLQLQTESHKGPIDVAKSIIKAEGVKGMYRGLTITMLRDAPAHAFYFCTYEYMKEQLHPGCRKTGKESLRATLVAGGLAGVASWIICYPLDVVKTRLQAQSMYPVPKYTGIVDCFRKSVREDGHGVLWRGLGTAVSRAFLVNGAIFAAYEVAMKGLGSRGSVVLADNAIL, from the exons ATGGAAGAGTTTGTCGCTAGCAGTTGGGGAAGAGAATTTGTGGCTGGAGGTTTTGGAGGCATTGCTGGTATAATTTCAGGGCACCCACTTGACACTCTTAGAATCATGCAACAGAGTTCAAAAACTGGTACTGCTTTCAGCATTCTTCGCAATGTTGTCACCACGGAAGGCCCGACTGCCCTTTACAGAGGCATAGCTGCTCCCTTGGCCTCCATCACATTTCAG AGTGCCATGGTTTTCCAAACATATGCCACTCTCTCTCGAGCTCTGGATCCATCGGTTTCTCCTAAAGACCCTCCTTCTTACAAAGGTGTTGCTCTAGGAGGATTTGGGGCTGGTGCTGTGCAGAGTTTGATGATCACCCCAGTAGAACTCGTAAAAATCCGTCTTCAGCTGCAAACCGAGAGCCATAAAGGCCCCATAGATGTTGCCAAAAGCATAATCAAAGCAGAAGGGGTAAAAGGAATGTATAGAGGCTTAACCATCACCATGCTAAGGGATGCACCAGCTCATGCTTTCTACTTTTGTACTTATGAGTACATGAAGGAGCAGCTTCACCCGGGATGTAGAAAAACGGGCAAAGAAAGCTTGCGAGCTACGTTAGTGGCTGGAGGACTAGCAGGAGTAGCTAGCTGGATTATTTGTTATCCCTTGGATGTTGTAAAAACAAGATTGCAAGCTCAATCGATGTACCCTGTACCAAAATACACTGGAATTGTTGATTGCTTCAGGAAGAGTGTGAGGGAGGACGGGCATGGCGTGCTGTGGCGAGGACTAGGAACTGCGGTTTCCAGAGCGTTTCTTGTGAATGGGGCTATCTTTGCGGCTTATGAGGTTGCTATGAAGGGCCTAGGCAGCAGGGGAAGCGTGGTTC